The following proteins are encoded in a genomic region of Gossypium hirsutum isolate 1008001.06 chromosome D05, Gossypium_hirsutum_v2.1, whole genome shotgun sequence:
- the LOC107902176 gene encoding receptor-like protein 9DC3: protein MAPYLFLCLFLFFPHLYASFSSSGSHSCSSLIQFKDSFSITEDASSYCNEIAGHKSYPKTNSWKEGTDCCSWDGVTCDHLNAHVIALDLSCSWLYGNFPSNSTLFLLPHLQKLNLAYNEFNLSEIPSELGRFTSLLYLDLSSTGFVGDKHALEGLVQNLTEVRHLFLDGMEMASVNAHVFMNLSSSLRSLSLAGCDLQGKFTNNIFDLPNLNLLNLGNNQNLNLDPLKLNRSSNLEHLDLSWTSFSTEFIDSVDNLQALKSLGLSGNSFFQGLSVSITNLSSLEQLIISGANFFGGLPDSVGNLVSLKFLDLSYSNLSGPVPKSLGNLLQLTHLDLSGNQLSGQIPRSLGNLLQLTYLGLWQNQLSGQIPRSLGNLLQLTYLGLWQNQLNGQIPLSILNLTQLEYLRIAGNTLKGSIPDEVTAFPNLISLDLTNNLLSGQLPSWLYTAPSLKDIKLSQNQFSGHIKEFQSKSLELIALENNKLQGPLPSSIFQLLNLTKLILSSNNFTGVIAFSMFSNLPNLESLDLSYNSLSLTSNTTSTVNLTRLFLSSCNLSEFPQFLKGLKSLESLDLSYNKIEGKIPQWMQEVGNVSLTYLNVSHNSLTEVEHFPWKNIEVLDLSSNLISGNLPIPASTINVFLISNNSFNGEVSSLICNAAFLEILDLSHNNLSGTIPQCFGNLSNSLLFLNLKKNKFYGTIPPTFAMGCQLSNFNLNGNLLEGPLTPSILNCNGLEVLDLGNNKINDTFPHWLGSLPRLQVLVLKSNQLHGSLCVSSSKSIPFFSKIQIFDLSSNYFSGPLPVRYINSFKAIINLEKIGSTVSYMGVNDDGGDFYTYSIGIVMKGQDRELVKIFTMWMIIDLSNNQFEGGIPKVIGKLNLLKGLNLSHNNLNGGIPTSIGNLTSLEWLDLSSNRLSGAIPNRLADLPFLSSLNVSENQLHGKIPQGKQFNTFGNDSYEGNKGLCGFPVSKGCNIIDPPPPNVLEKDGSKSNIAFGWKVVLIGCGCGVVFGMSVGYVVFQTGKPKWLVNLVENQHEKRRRRKSKKGNRSSRRRRI from the coding sequence ATGGCCCCCTATCTCTTCCTCTGCCTATTCCTCTTCTTTCCCCATCTTTatgcttctttttcttcttctggaTCTCACTCCTGCTCTTCACTAATCCAGTTTAAGGACTCTTTTTCCATAACAGAGGATGCTTCTTCTTATTGCAATGAGATTGCTGGCCATAAATCTTATCCCAAGACAAATTCATGGAAGGAGGGTACAGATTGCTGCTCATGGGATGGGGTCACTTGTGACCACCTAAATGCTCATGTTATTGCCCTTGACTTGAGCTGCAGTTGGCTATATGGCAACTTCCCTTCCAATTCCACTCTCTTCCTTCTTCCTCACCTTCAAAAACTCAACCTTGCCTACAATGAGTTTAATCTTTCCGAAATTCCATCCGAGTTAGGTCGGTTTACAAGCCTACTCTACCTCGACCTTTCCAGTACAGGGTTTGTAGGAGACAAACATGCTCTGGAGGGACTTGTTCAAAACCTAACCGAGGTCAGACATCTGTTTTTGGATGGAATGGAGATGGCTTCTGTTAATGCTCATGTCTTCATGAATCTATCCTCTTCTCTAAGGTCTCTCAGTCTTGCTGGTTGTGATTTGCAAGGAAAATTCACAAACAACATTTTTGATTTGccaaacctcaatctcctcaacttgGGAAACAACCAAAACCTCAATCTTGATCCTTTGAAGTTGAATCGGAGCAGCAATCTTGAACATTTGGATCTGTCATGGACGTCCTTCTCTACAGAATTCATTGATTCAGTTGATAATCTACAGGCCTTAAAGTCCTTAGGTCTATCAGGAAATTCTTTCTTTCAAGGATTGTCTGTCTCAAtcacaaatttatcatctttGGAGCAATTGATAATTTCAGGCGCAAATTTTTTTGGAGGATTGCCAGACTCGGTGGGTAATCTTGTGTCCTTGAAGTTTTTAGATCTCTCCTATTCCAACTTATCAGGACCGGTTCCAAAATCACTGGGGAATCTCTTGCAACTCACTCATTTAGACTTATCGGGGAACCAGTTGAGTGGACAAATTCCAAGATCATTGGGGAACCTCTTGCAACTCACTTATTTAGGCTTGTGGCAAAACCAATTGAGTGGACAAATTCCAAGATCATTGGGGAACCTCTTGCAACTCACTTATTTAGGCTTGTGGCAGAACCAATTGAATGGACAAATTCCATTGTCAATTCTAAACCTAACGCAGCTGGAATACTTGAGAATAGCTGGAAATACATTAAAAGGTTCTATTCCAGATGAGGTAACCGCTTTTCCTAATCTAATATCTTTAGACTTAACTAACAATTTACTCAGTGGACAACTTCCATCATGGTTGTATACTGCTCCCTCCTTAAAGGATATAAAACTCTCTCAAAATCAATTCAGTGGGCATATCAAAGAATTCCAATCCAAATCACTAGAATTGATAGCGTTAGAGAATAATAAACTCCAAGGTCCTCTTCCATCTTCAATATTCCAACTTCTCAATCTTACCAAGCTCATTTTATCCTCAAATAATTTTACTGGTGTCATAGCGTTTAGTATGTTCTCAAACCTTCCAAATCTCGAATCTCTTGACCTTTCATATAACAGCCTATCCTTAACATCTAATACTACTTCTACTGTTAATCTTACAAGGTTGTTTTTGTCATCTTGCAATCTTAGTGAATTCCCCCAATTTTTAAAAGGGCTTAAAAGTTTGGAAAGCTTAGACCTCTCTTACAACAAAATTGAAGGCAAGATTCCACAGTGGATGCAAGAGGTGGGGAATGTCTCTTTGACTTACTTAAACGTATCTCACAACTCTTTGACAGAAGTTGAGCACTTTCCATGGAAGAATATTGAAGTTCTTGACTTAAGCTCCAATTTGATCAGTGGAAATCTTCCGATTCCAGCTTCGACCATCAATGTCTTTTTGATCTCTAATAATAGTTTCAATGGAGAGGTCTCTTCTTTAATATGCAATGCCGCTTTTCTTGAAATTCTTGATTTGTCCCACAATAACTTGAGTGGAACAATTCCACAATGTTTTGGAAATTTGAGCAACAGCCTTCTATTCTTGAATCTGAAGAAGAACAAGTTCTATGGGACGATTCCTCCAACATTTGCAATGGGATGCCAATTGAGTAATTTCAACTTAAATGGAAATCTGTTAGAAGGGCCTTTGACACCATCCATCCTTAATTGTAATGGTCTGGAAGTGCTAGATCTTGGTAACAACAAGATCAATGATACATTTCCTCATTGGTTGGGAAGTCTTCCACGGCTACAAGTTCTTGTATTGAAGTCAAATCAATTGCATGGTTCCTTATGTGTCAGTAGCTCCAAGTCTATCCCTTTTTTctctaaaatccaaatttttgatctctcaagtaattatttttctggACCCCTACCAGTGAGATACATCAACAGCTTCAAGGCTATCATAAATCTAGAGAAGATTGGTAGTACAGTGTCGTACATGGGGGTGAATGATGATGGAGGTGACTTCTATACCTATTCTATTGGAATTGTTATGAAAGGACAAGATAGGGAATTGGTGAAAATTTTCACCATGTGGATGATCATTGATCTATCAAACAATCAGTTTGAAGGGGGTATTCCAAAGGTTATTGGGAAGCTTAACTTACTGAAAGGGCTCAACCTTTCTCATAATAACCTTAATGGTGGTATCCCCACATCAATAGGGAATTTGACAAGTCTTGAATGGTTGGACCTATCTTCAAACAGGTTGTCTGGGGCGATTCCAAATAGATTGGCAGATCTGCCGTTTCTTTCGTCCTTAAATGTTTCTGAAAATCAACTCCATGGTAAGATTCCCCAAGGCAAACAATTCAACACATTTGGAAATGATTCATATGAAGGAAATAAGGGACTGTGTGGGTTTCCGGTCTCGAAAGGTTGCAACATCATTGACCCACCACCTCCAAATGTGCTTGAAAAAGATGGCTCAAAATCAAACATTGCTTTTGGTTGGAAAGTGGTGTTGATAGGTTGTGGATGCGGAGTAGTGTTCGGAATGTCCGTGGGATATGTTGTTTTCCAAACTGGAAAGCCAAAATGGTTGGTGAATTTGGTTGAAAACCAACATGAGAAGAGGCGAAGAAGAAAGTCAAAGAAAGGCAATCGCAGCAGTAGACGAAGAAGGATCTAA